A stretch of Imperialibacter roseus DNA encodes these proteins:
- a CDS encoding alpha/beta hydrolase, with protein MKSNQPKVWGFLNPWKKILTSKKRKDRLKKSVLFGLAISNVAFAATAAYYFRSYDPREVNLVLGIIYGIAAQYGLGLMYFHLDRWVNKRQAPVGALVVSSITVCWLIGSNFFRFPPQYYWLGAVGVWLTALPLSAFLLGTFSKKKSSKTFLNLAFMLGSVGSLILVVGFYWLTYVGSPEEATLPSTPPKKGTQLTLADPTLNGTFGVKTFSYGSGDSKRRKQFAKEVKFVTPTVDGSRIIPAWKGDKHKGREKYWGFGPKKLPVNGLVWMPEGAGPFPIVLTVHGNHSMLEYSDPGYAYLGEWMASNGIIMVSVDENFLNGSPDGDFGGKEMPARGWLLLKHLQQWKQWNEDKTHELFGKVDLNRVALIGHSRGGEAVSIAAAFNELPAFPDNALEAFDFHFGIKGVIALAQTDYRYERRMELKGVNFLALQGSLDSDEDSFYGLRQYRRTELTDSTFKTGVLIHGANHGQFNTIWGANDAGPPYSYLLNKTPLVDGEIQRKTAKVMIGAFLKPALFDQADYRAVFRNRWSAGKWLPKNNISIVYQDNRIAMLEDFESDIDIESFGNGKSEADSFKVFKEELMQYKGKLFQENNALLLGWQLDSASGSTATYKVSFPEGFGVAFNPSQFVFDLSHGDKDLLDSIKGELTPDFRIVFKDSAGVVLEKQLSDHHVLAPRAESHYFKSDKMTKDRFNVFWEPQFEYVEIDVSDTELNWAGLTEIRFEFGKPSKGVVYLDNIGFRH; from the coding sequence TTGAAATCAAATCAACCTAAGGTTTGGGGGTTTTTGAACCCATGGAAAAAAATCTTAACGAGTAAGAAGCGAAAAGACCGTTTAAAGAAATCAGTGCTGTTTGGTTTGGCAATTTCGAATGTTGCCTTTGCTGCAACTGCGGCTTACTACTTCCGAAGCTATGATCCCCGGGAGGTGAACCTGGTGCTCGGAATTATCTACGGAATAGCTGCCCAATATGGTCTCGGGCTCATGTATTTTCACTTGGATCGTTGGGTGAACAAGCGGCAGGCACCAGTGGGTGCATTGGTTGTATCTTCGATAACGGTTTGTTGGCTCATCGGGAGTAACTTTTTTCGTTTCCCACCCCAATACTACTGGTTGGGAGCGGTGGGCGTATGGCTAACGGCGTTGCCTTTGTCAGCCTTTTTGCTGGGCACTTTTTCTAAAAAGAAATCATCGAAGACCTTTCTCAATCTTGCGTTCATGCTGGGGTCGGTTGGTTCGCTTATTCTCGTCGTCGGGTTCTATTGGCTTACTTACGTCGGGAGTCCGGAGGAGGCAACGCTGCCTTCCACTCCACCGAAGAAGGGTACCCAGTTGACCCTGGCCGACCCTACATTGAATGGCACTTTTGGAGTGAAGACTTTTAGCTATGGGTCGGGAGATAGCAAGAGACGGAAACAGTTTGCTAAGGAGGTGAAGTTTGTTACCCCTACCGTTGATGGCTCCCGAATCATTCCAGCCTGGAAAGGCGACAAGCATAAGGGTAGAGAAAAATACTGGGGTTTTGGGCCAAAAAAGCTTCCTGTAAACGGACTCGTTTGGATGCCGGAGGGGGCAGGGCCATTCCCTATCGTACTCACCGTGCATGGGAATCACTCCATGCTGGAGTACTCCGACCCCGGTTATGCCTACCTGGGTGAGTGGATGGCCTCTAACGGCATCATTATGGTGTCGGTAGACGAAAACTTCCTGAATGGGTCACCTGATGGAGACTTCGGCGGCAAGGAAATGCCCGCCCGAGGTTGGTTGCTGTTGAAGCATTTGCAGCAGTGGAAACAATGGAATGAGGACAAAACTCATGAGCTGTTTGGAAAAGTTGACCTGAACAGAGTGGCTCTGATTGGTCATAGCAGAGGGGGAGAGGCGGTAAGTATTGCCGCCGCCTTCAATGAGCTTCCCGCCTTTCCCGATAATGCACTGGAAGCTTTTGACTTTCATTTCGGCATTAAGGGGGTGATTGCCCTGGCTCAAACCGACTACCGCTACGAGAGACGCATGGAGTTGAAAGGAGTGAATTTCCTGGCGCTTCAAGGCTCGCTGGACAGCGATGAAGATAGCTTTTACGGACTTCGCCAATACAGGAGAACGGAATTGACAGACAGCACCTTTAAAACAGGTGTTCTCATCCATGGAGCCAACCATGGGCAGTTCAATACTATTTGGGGAGCCAACGACGCCGGGCCTCCCTACAGCTATCTGCTCAACAAAACCCCGCTGGTGGATGGGGAAATACAGCGGAAAACCGCAAAAGTGATGATCGGTGCGTTTCTCAAGCCAGCGCTTTTTGATCAGGCCGATTACAGGGCTGTGTTCAGAAACAGATGGTCTGCCGGCAAGTGGTTACCCAAAAACAATATCAGTATTGTATATCAGGACAATCGGATAGCCATGCTGGAAGACTTCGAATCTGATATTGACATTGAAAGTTTTGGTAATGGAAAATCCGAAGCCGACAGCTTCAAAGTATTCAAAGAGGAGTTGATGCAATACAAAGGCAAGCTCTTTCAGGAAAACAATGCACTCCTGCTGGGCTGGCAGCTTGACTCAGCGTCGGGGAGCACAGCGACCTATAAAGTAAGCTTCCCGGAAGGCTTTGGAGTGGCATTTAACCCCAGCCAGTTTGTGTTCGACTTGTCGCATGGAGACAAAGACTTGCTGGATTCGATCAAGGGGGAGCTGACTCCTGATTTCAGGATTGTTTTCAAAGACAGTGCGGGCGTGGTTCTTGAAAAGCAACTGTCCGACCATCATGTTTTGGCACCCAGGGCAGAATCGCACTATTTCAAATCGGATAAGATGACCAAAGATCGCTTCAACGTCTTTTGGGAGCCGCAGTTTGAGTATGTGGAAATAGACGTTAGCGACACTGAACTGAATTGGGCTGGGCTAACTGAGATACGCTTTGAGTTTGGAAAGCCGTCGAAGGGGGTTGTTTACCTTGATAATATTGGGTTCCGGCACTGA
- a CDS encoding uracil-DNA glycosylase family protein encodes MEQSPREKEVTFAEQLLHFLSNLEWPEVPEDVEVMNPYADTTAWALTQAFYRKYYSDNQARTLIIGINPGRFGGGVTGIPFTDPLKLQDICGIENNLVRKQELSSTFIYHMIAAFGGPKVFYQHFCFSAVSPVGFTMHGKNLNYYDHKELQTKQWVSFMTNCFESQLQMGVNHEVAYVLGQGQNLKFLSKLNDEKGFFEKLEVLPHPRWVMQYRLKRLEEFINVYIDKLSVHI; translated from the coding sequence ATGGAACAATCACCTCGAGAAAAGGAAGTCACATTTGCAGAACAGCTCCTCCATTTTTTGTCAAACCTTGAGTGGCCTGAGGTGCCAGAAGACGTGGAAGTGATGAATCCTTATGCCGACACAACCGCCTGGGCACTTACGCAGGCTTTTTACCGGAAATACTATTCGGACAATCAGGCCAGAACGCTCATCATTGGCATTAACCCGGGTCGTTTCGGCGGTGGGGTAACGGGCATTCCTTTCACAGATCCTTTGAAGTTGCAGGACATTTGTGGCATTGAAAACAACCTCGTAAGAAAGCAGGAGCTCTCCTCAACATTTATCTATCACATGATTGCCGCTTTTGGCGGCCCCAAAGTTTTCTACCAACACTTCTGTTTTTCGGCTGTGTCGCCAGTGGGCTTTACCATGCATGGCAAAAACCTCAACTACTACGACCACAAGGAGCTGCAAACCAAGCAATGGGTGAGCTTTATGACCAACTGTTTCGAAAGCCAGCTACAAATGGGCGTCAACCATGAGGTGGCCTACGTGCTGGGTCAGGGACAAAATCTGAAGTTTCTTTCAAAGCTGAATGATGAAAAGGGCTTCTTTGAAAAACTGGAAGTGCTGCCGCATCCAAGATGGGTGATGCAGTACAGGTTGAAGAGGCTGGAGGAGTTTATCAATGTTTACATTGACAAACTCTCCGTTCATATCTAA
- a CDS encoding GntP family permease, whose amino-acid sequence MIEGPLLLVVILLAVVLIVVGASVFKVHPFIMLLMASLLVGIVVGIPAIKVVGFINDGFGSIIGGIGIVIILGSILGVILEKSGAAVKIAEFILQTIGRKSPELGIGFLGALVSIPVFCDSGFIILSRLCHVMAQKRNIAAGSLFLSLAGGMYTTHTLVPPTPGPIAAAGNLGGESYLGLVIISGLLISIPVVLIAVSYSKYIFKKYPYESELSDTPILSDQSLPSLGLSMSPIFIPLILIGLGSVAQFVGFHNGLIDALVFLGNPVIALLAGLLIAVPLLKYIGKVERSSSFQEGLVQAGPVLILTGAGAAFGAVLKATPMAQMVEGWLSGGDAGGIYFILAGFAFTAILKTSQGSTTSAMVITSSILGPLLSLGGLDNPTGIVLMVAAIGGGGMTVSHANDSFFWVVAQFSGIKDIKVAYRTITVMSLVQGMTILAIAISGFFALLSQNHY is encoded by the coding sequence ATGATAGAAGGCCCGCTGCTGCTTGTTGTCATCCTTTTGGCTGTTGTGCTGATTGTAGTCGGGGCCTCGGTGTTCAAAGTGCACCCTTTCATCATGTTGCTCATGGCGTCGTTGCTTGTAGGCATTGTGGTGGGTATTCCAGCCATCAAAGTAGTTGGTTTTATTAATGACGGCTTCGGGAGTATCATTGGTGGTATTGGGATAGTGATCATATTGGGGAGTATTCTGGGGGTAATCCTGGAGAAATCTGGTGCTGCTGTAAAAATTGCAGAGTTTATTTTGCAAACAATCGGACGAAAGAGCCCGGAGCTGGGGATTGGCTTTTTGGGGGCCCTGGTGAGTATTCCTGTTTTTTGTGATTCAGGCTTTATTATACTCTCAAGGCTTTGTCATGTGATGGCGCAAAAGCGAAATATCGCTGCCGGCTCTTTGTTTCTGTCATTGGCTGGCGGCATGTATACTACCCATACACTTGTGCCACCCACGCCAGGGCCTATTGCTGCGGCAGGTAACCTGGGCGGCGAAAGCTACTTAGGTTTGGTGATCATTTCAGGACTGCTTATTTCCATCCCGGTGGTTTTAATTGCTGTTAGCTATTCAAAGTATATTTTCAAAAAATATCCCTACGAGTCAGAGCTGAGTGACACCCCCATTCTTTCTGATCAGTCTTTGCCTTCCCTGGGCCTTTCCATGAGTCCTATTTTCATTCCATTGATACTCATTGGTCTTGGCTCGGTTGCGCAGTTTGTTGGTTTCCACAATGGACTTATAGATGCTCTTGTCTTTTTAGGAAACCCTGTCATCGCCTTGCTGGCAGGCTTGCTTATAGCAGTGCCGTTGTTAAAGTATATAGGAAAGGTTGAACGCTCGTCTTCTTTTCAGGAAGGCCTTGTGCAAGCCGGGCCCGTCCTTATTCTCACGGGTGCTGGCGCTGCGTTTGGTGCCGTACTAAAGGCCACGCCAATGGCCCAAATGGTGGAAGGCTGGCTAAGTGGCGGAGATGCCGGTGGTATCTACTTTATTCTGGCGGGTTTTGCTTTCACAGCCATCCTCAAGACCTCGCAAGGGTCTACCACCTCGGCTATGGTGATTACCTCTTCCATCCTTGGCCCCCTGTTGTCGCTTGGTGGGCTTGATAATCCCACTGGCATTGTGCTCATGGTGGCAGCCATTGGTGGGGGAGGAATGACTGTGTCTCATGCCAACGACTCTTTCTTTTGGGTGGTGGCTCAATTCTCAGGAATCAAAGACATCAAAGTCGCTTACCGAACGATTACTGTCATGTCGCTGGTGCAGGGAATGACCATATTGGCTATCGCTATTTCAGGCTTCTTTGCCCTTCTTTCACAAAACCATTATTAA
- a CDS encoding ABC transporter ATP-binding protein — MTQHHVLEGDSIDFRYGDHSVLTGVYIKCETGKVTGLLGRNGTGKSTLFNILFGTASPGGGSVRWNSKYVRSAFRKNGLVSYMPQFPSIPGHLSFKKLLKLFGYDDDQVEEVLSYHLVKKHFTTRISNLSTGERKLLEALLLLHSRSHFVLLDEPFSFLSPLQVEQLLPVVRSQARTKGILLTDHRYQQVIDSSDTVLLLKNGSVHPIQGIDGLKSLGYIR; from the coding sequence ATGACTCAACACCATGTATTAGAAGGTGACTCAATAGACTTCCGTTATGGAGACCATAGCGTGCTGACCGGTGTATACATTAAATGTGAAACTGGCAAAGTAACCGGCTTGCTGGGTAGAAATGGTACAGGAAAATCAACACTATTCAATATACTGTTTGGTACCGCCAGCCCCGGAGGCGGTTCGGTAAGATGGAATTCCAAATATGTGAGGAGCGCTTTCCGAAAAAATGGCCTCGTCAGTTATATGCCGCAGTTTCCCAGTATTCCGGGGCACCTCAGTTTCAAAAAGCTATTGAAGTTGTTCGGTTACGATGATGATCAGGTTGAGGAAGTTTTAAGCTACCACCTGGTTAAAAAACATTTCACTACCCGAATTAGCAACCTTTCTACAGGTGAGAGAAAATTGCTGGAAGCATTGCTCCTACTTCATTCCAGAAGCCATTTCGTTTTGCTAGACGAGCCTTTCTCGTTTTTGTCGCCTTTGCAGGTCGAGCAGCTGCTGCCTGTTGTCCGGTCTCAGGCACGAACAAAAGGTATTTTACTAACTGACCATCGTTACCAGCAGGTCATCGACAGCAGCGACACCGTGCTTCTTTTGAAAAATGGTTCTGTTCATCCTATTCAGGGAATTGATGGCTTAAAAAGTTTAGGATACATTAGGTAA
- the uxaC gene encoding glucuronate isomerase — protein MRPFLDHNFLLSNNTAEYLYFEHAKDQPIIDYHCHLSPKDIAEDRRFKTLTEIWLEGDHYKWRAMRANGVNEKYCTGDASDYEKFEKWAETVPYTMRNPLYHWTHMELQRPFGIHTILNASTAREIYDEANEQLGAKWTVRSILENMKVETICTTDDPSDDLSYHQTLQKEGYKIKVFPAFRADKVVVVSDAASFNAYLDKLGKAASQSISSLDDLLSALRSRHDFFASLGCKLSDHGLETFYAADFTEAEAAKVFAELRSGKMPAKADMLLYQSFMLHQLALMDHEKGWTQQFHIGALRNNSKRMLDTLGPDTGFDSMGDFEHGRAMSRFFDRLDSTDQLAKTILYNLNSRDNELFATMAGNFNDGSTAGKMQYGSAWWFLDQKDGMEKQINALSNMGLLSRFVGMLTDSRSFLSYPRHDYFRRILCNLIGTDVHNGELPNDREWLGKMVENICYFNAKSYFGFNK, from the coding sequence ATGCGGCCTTTTCTGGATCACAATTTCCTGCTTTCCAATAACACTGCGGAATACCTCTATTTTGAACATGCCAAAGATCAACCAATCATAGATTACCACTGCCATTTGTCGCCCAAGGACATTGCTGAGGACAGACGTTTTAAAACACTTACTGAGATTTGGCTGGAGGGAGATCACTATAAATGGCGGGCCATGCGGGCCAATGGCGTCAATGAAAAGTATTGCACTGGCGATGCTTCCGACTATGAGAAGTTTGAAAAATGGGCTGAAACGGTTCCCTATACCATGCGCAATCCGCTCTACCACTGGACGCACATGGAACTGCAAAGACCGTTTGGTATTCATACAATTCTTAACGCTTCCACGGCAAGGGAAATTTATGATGAGGCCAACGAACAGTTAGGTGCTAAGTGGACGGTAAGAAGCATTTTGGAGAACATGAAAGTGGAGACCATTTGCACCACCGATGACCCTTCCGACGATCTCTCTTACCATCAAACGCTTCAAAAGGAAGGGTATAAAATCAAGGTGTTTCCGGCTTTTAGGGCCGACAAAGTGGTCGTCGTAAGCGATGCAGCCAGCTTCAATGCCTATTTGGACAAACTTGGAAAAGCTGCTTCACAAAGCATTTCCTCACTTGATGACCTTCTGTCAGCCTTGAGAAGCCGCCACGACTTCTTTGCATCGCTGGGTTGCAAGCTGAGCGACCATGGGCTGGAGACCTTCTACGCCGCCGACTTTACTGAAGCCGAAGCTGCAAAAGTGTTTGCGGAGCTACGATCCGGGAAAATGCCTGCAAAAGCTGATATGTTGCTTTACCAGTCGTTCATGTTGCACCAGCTGGCGCTCATGGACCATGAAAAAGGCTGGACGCAGCAATTTCACATCGGCGCCCTTCGCAACAATAGCAAGCGCATGCTTGATACCCTGGGGCCTGATACAGGCTTTGACAGTATGGGTGACTTTGAGCATGGCAGAGCCATGAGTCGCTTCTTTGACAGGCTTGACTCAACAGACCAACTTGCCAAGACCATTCTTTATAACCTCAACTCAAGGGATAACGAGCTTTTCGCCACTATGGCGGGCAACTTCAACGATGGTTCCACGGCAGGCAAGATGCAATACGGGTCGGCCTGGTGGTTTCTCGACCAGAAGGATGGGATGGAAAAGCAAATCAACGCACTGTCGAATATGGGACTCCTTAGCCGGTTTGTTGGCATGCTTACTGACAGCCGAAGTTTTCTTTCCTACCCCCGGCATGATTATTTCCGTAGGATTCTGTGTAATTTGATCGGAACTGACGTTCATAACGGTGAATTACCGAATGACCGGGAGTGGCTGGGTAAAATGGTGGAGAATATCTGCTATTTCAATGCTAAATCATATTTTGGATTTAATAAATAA
- a CDS encoding TRAP transporter substrate-binding protein, which yields MLTIAGCAVKSDVKVIKLGHALDVNHSVHKAMVFLAEKVDEKSNGKMRIDIYPNGQLGSERELLELLQIGSIGMTKASAAVLESFMPSMAVVNLPYVFHSKDHYRKVLGGEIGQELLTSGEEFWMRGMCFYDAGSRSFYSKDKPIMKPEDLQGLKVRVQSSASAIQMVRLLGGSATPIPFGELYTALQQGVVDAAENNPPSLYLTRHYEVCRYYSLNEHTFVPDVMLVSTHTWDDLNDEQKKWLSEASFESAVHQRTLWEESEKEALDAMIADGVHVEYPDKGPFIEKVRPMLDAFANTEYRKKLLERIEAVDESSQTEN from the coding sequence ATGCTAACGATTGCGGGCTGCGCTGTGAAAAGTGATGTGAAAGTGATTAAGCTAGGCCACGCTCTTGACGTAAACCACTCAGTGCACAAGGCGATGGTTTTTTTGGCTGAGAAAGTAGATGAGAAGTCAAACGGCAAGATGCGCATTGATATCTATCCCAATGGACAGCTGGGATCTGAAAGAGAGTTGCTTGAATTGTTGCAGATAGGCTCCATAGGAATGACCAAAGCGTCTGCGGCAGTGCTGGAAAGCTTCATGCCGTCGATGGCAGTGGTGAATTTACCCTATGTTTTTCATAGTAAGGATCATTACAGAAAAGTGCTGGGTGGCGAAATTGGGCAGGAGCTCTTGACAAGTGGCGAGGAGTTCTGGATGCGGGGCATGTGCTTTTACGACGCTGGCAGTCGCAGCTTTTATTCCAAAGACAAGCCCATCATGAAGCCGGAAGACCTTCAGGGACTCAAAGTGAGGGTGCAGTCCAGCGCATCAGCTATTCAAATGGTGAGGTTGCTGGGCGGCTCTGCTACCCCCATACCGTTTGGCGAGCTTTACACAGCACTTCAGCAGGGCGTTGTGGACGCCGCAGAAAACAATCCCCCGAGTCTTTACCTAACAAGGCACTATGAAGTTTGTCGCTATTACAGCCTCAATGAACACACTTTTGTGCCGGATGTGATGCTGGTGAGCACCCATACCTGGGACGACTTGAACGATGAGCAAAAGAAGTGGTTGAGCGAAGCTTCCTTTGAGTCGGCTGTGCACCAGCGCACGCTTTGGGAAGAGTCAGAGAAAGAAGCGCTGGACGCCATGATAGCAGATGGGGTTCACGTTGAATACCCTGACAAAGGGCCATTTATTGAAAAAGTGAGGCCGATGCTGGATGCATTTGCCAATACAGAATACCGAAAGAAACTACTAGAAAGAATTGAAGCCGTAGATGAAAGTTCTCAGACAGAAAATTGA
- a CDS encoding TRAP transporter small permease gives MKVLRQKIDKITEGGLVILMSLLVLDVLWQVASRYILRSPSSFTDELARYLLIWVALIGAAYATGKNMHLAIDILPGKLEGAKAVLLHRFIYLLILVFALLVMVVGGIRLVYISFALGQLAATLQVSLAYVYISLPVSGLLICFYCIHELIKGRAEV, from the coding sequence ATGAAAGTTCTCAGACAGAAAATTGACAAAATTACCGAAGGTGGGCTTGTTATCCTTATGAGCCTCCTTGTGTTGGATGTGCTTTGGCAGGTAGCCTCCCGTTATATATTGAGAAGCCCCAGCTCTTTTACCGACGAGCTGGCCAGGTACCTGCTCATTTGGGTAGCACTGATTGGTGCAGCATATGCCACAGGCAAAAATATGCACCTCGCCATTGATATTCTTCCCGGTAAACTGGAAGGTGCCAAAGCTGTTTTACTTCATCGCTTTATCTACCTGCTAATACTTGTATTCGCTCTGCTGGTCATGGTTGTAGGTGGTATCAGGCTTGTGTACATTTCGTTTGCTCTCGGTCAGCTGGCAGCCACACTTCAGGTATCACTTGCCTACGTATACATTTCACTGCCCGTCAGTGGACTTCTAATTTGTTTTTACTGTATTCATGAATTGATCAAAGGGAGGGCCGAAGTATGA
- a CDS encoding TRAP transporter large permease, translated as MNWTEIAILVLTFVVLLGIGVPVAYSIGLSSLVTILITMDPVIAFTTLAQRMATGIDSFSLLAIPFFVLAGQLMNKGGIASRLIDLARAMVGPLPGGLAFINILACMLFGAISGSSVAAASAIGGFMVPRMEKEGYDKAFGAAVNLTSASTGLVIPPSNILIVFSLASGGVSIAALFLAGYIPGLLIGLALMIVAGVVALKKGYKSNETTGVKIFFKSFFGALPSLLLLVIVIGGIIAGIFTATEASAIAVLYTLILSMVVYKEVKYKDLPRILLDTTLTTTIVLMLVATSMGMSWVLSYENIPQGVSDFLLNVSDNPVVILLIINLLLLAVGTFMDMTPAVLIFTPIFLPVVVQMGMNPIHFGIVMVMNLCIGLCTPPVGSLLFVGCSVAGLSIQKVLKPLLPLFLAMIAVLLLVTYVPALSLWLPELFGY; from the coding sequence ATGAACTGGACAGAGATAGCCATTTTAGTATTGACTTTCGTTGTGCTGCTGGGCATTGGCGTACCCGTAGCTTATAGCATCGGACTTTCATCCCTTGTCACCATACTGATCACCATGGATCCGGTGATAGCTTTTACCACACTGGCTCAGCGAATGGCTACAGGAATTGATAGTTTCTCGCTGCTTGCCATACCGTTTTTTGTGCTGGCTGGGCAGCTGATGAACAAGGGCGGCATTGCCAGTCGACTGATCGATTTGGCGAGGGCCATGGTGGGGCCACTTCCCGGAGGCCTGGCGTTTATTAACATACTGGCATGTATGCTTTTCGGTGCCATTTCGGGTTCGTCTGTCGCTGCTGCTTCTGCTATCGGCGGATTTATGGTGCCCAGAATGGAAAAAGAGGGGTATGATAAAGCTTTTGGTGCTGCTGTGAACCTCACCTCAGCTTCTACAGGTTTGGTTATCCCACCCAGCAATATTCTTATCGTATTCAGCCTGGCAAGTGGAGGTGTTTCTATCGCAGCACTGTTTCTCGCTGGCTATATTCCAGGGTTGCTTATTGGTCTTGCATTGATGATTGTTGCTGGTGTTGTGGCCCTGAAAAAAGGATACAAGTCAAACGAGACGACGGGGGTAAAAATATTCTTCAAAAGCTTTTTCGGCGCATTGCCAAGCCTTTTGCTACTGGTAATCGTCATTGGGGGAATTATCGCTGGGATATTCACCGCCACAGAGGCGTCGGCTATTGCCGTGCTGTACACCCTGATCCTGTCGATGGTTGTCTACAAAGAGGTGAAGTACAAAGACTTGCCTCGCATTCTGCTGGATACTACATTAACTACCACCATCGTGTTGATGCTGGTGGCGACTTCCATGGGTATGTCGTGGGTATTGTCTTACGAGAATATTCCTCAGGGCGTAAGCGACTTCCTGTTGAATGTGAGCGACAACCCGGTTGTGATCCTGCTGATTATTAACCTCTTGTTGCTGGCTGTGGGTACCTTCATGGACATGACGCCTGCGGTACTGATTTTCACACCTATATTCCTGCCAGTGGTGGTGCAAATGGGCATGAATCCCATCCACTTCGGCATTGTGATGGTGATGAACCTGTGTATTGGCCTTTGTACACCGCCGGTTGGCTCCCTGCTATTCGTGGGCTGCAGCGTGGCTGGTTTGAGCATTCAAAAAGTGCTCAAACCGTTGCTGCCACTGTTTTTGGCTATGATCGCCGTGCTGTTGCTCGTCACCTACGTACCAGCGCTGAGTTTGTGGTTGCCGGAGTTGTTTGGGTATTAA
- a CDS encoding Spy/CpxP family protein refolding chaperone yields MKNIITICLVLLLAGSMTSFAQTSDPFAATLYEPDLVVKYTDDIGLTDAQARDMKVTYEKNISQFNKKKSDWSLAMVEFQEIISQPSVNYETLDKKFNEVLALESEIKKIKLKSLVEIKNLLTVDQQSKLDNIKKQNPEYNKAFELTLGFEEDSKIVIKKHESLSPDTKKEPLFILYGGDEKPTIDKKISSIDDVKPEDIQALSVYKGTAATDRFGEDGKNGVIEIKIKGPALKKYRKN; encoded by the coding sequence ATGAAAAATATAATCACAATATGCTTAGTGCTGCTTCTCGCAGGTTCAATGACCTCCTTTGCACAGACTTCTGATCCTTTTGCGGCGACACTGTATGAGCCTGATTTGGTTGTTAAATATACTGATGACATAGGACTGACTGACGCACAAGCTCGGGATATGAAAGTAACCTATGAAAAAAACATCTCGCAGTTCAACAAGAAAAAGTCAGACTGGTCCCTGGCAATGGTAGAGTTTCAGGAGATCATTTCGCAACCAAGTGTGAACTATGAAACCCTGGATAAAAAGTTCAATGAAGTCCTTGCCCTTGAAAGTGAAATAAAGAAAATAAAGCTAAAATCTTTGGTGGAAATCAAGAATTTGCTGACAGTGGATCAGCAATCCAAACTTGATAATATCAAAAAACAGAATCCAGAGTACAACAAAGCTTTTGAGCTCACCTTAGGCTTCGAAGAGGATTCTAAAATTGTCATTAAAAAACACGAGAGTCTCAGCCCCGACACCAAAAAAGAGCCCCTCTTCATTCTATACGGTGGAGATGAAAAGCCGACAATCGATAAGAAAATATCTAGTATCGATGATGTTAAGCCCGAAGATATACAAGCATTATCTGTCTACAAGGGAACAGCCGCCACCGACAGGTTCGGGGAAGACGGTAAGAACGGAGTCATTGAAATTAAGATCAAAGGCCCCGCTCTGAAAAAGTATCGCAAGAATTAA
- a CDS encoding RNA polymerase sigma factor: protein MTTREQLEVHHKEAWFWARQCCRFQPDLAEDVLQTAYLKVLEKRALFAGKSSFKTWLFSVIRFTAIDMATAQQLHVSKHLGIDDIQLSEIANSQNEGGAMSYERMISQLPGRQAELLLLVFYHDMTLEKAAEVMETSIGTARTHYDRGKKKLRELILASQLKKAI, encoded by the coding sequence ATGACAACAAGGGAGCAACTGGAAGTACACCACAAAGAGGCATGGTTTTGGGCCAGACAATGCTGTCGCTTTCAGCCCGACCTGGCAGAAGACGTTCTGCAAACAGCTTACCTCAAGGTGCTGGAGAAAAGAGCACTCTTTGCTGGTAAATCGAGCTTCAAAACCTGGCTTTTCAGCGTGATCCGGTTCACCGCTATTGACATGGCAACGGCGCAGCAACTACATGTGAGTAAGCACCTCGGCATTGACGATATTCAGCTTTCGGAGATAGCCAACTCGCAGAATGAAGGTGGTGCAATGAGCTATGAGCGCATGATCAGTCAGTTGCCCGGGCGCCAGGCTGAGCTTCTATTACTGGTTTTTTACCACGACATGACGCTGGAAAAGGCAGCCGAGGTCATGGAAACGAGCATTGGCACGGCACGCACTCACTACGACAGAGGAAAAAAGAAACTTAGAGAATTGATATTGGCTTCACAATTAAAGAAAGCGATATGA